Proteins encoded within one genomic window of Streptomyces sp. NBC_00523:
- a CDS encoding NUDIX domain-containing protein: MQWTNLNEQPVYENPWFRVNLAEVELPDGARLDHFVIRLRPVAAATVVNAANEVLLLWRHRFITDSWGWELAAGVVENGESLPEAAAREMEEETGWRPGPLHPLLTVEPSNGLTDARHHFYWSEEAHWTGDPHDAFESSRREWVPLKLVPDLISTGEIPAAGMAAALLMLHHLRQG; encoded by the coding sequence GTGCAATGGACGAACCTGAACGAACAACCCGTGTACGAGAACCCATGGTTCCGGGTCAACCTGGCCGAGGTAGAACTTCCCGACGGCGCCCGGCTCGACCACTTCGTGATCCGGCTGCGCCCCGTCGCGGCGGCCACCGTCGTCAACGCGGCGAACGAGGTGCTGCTGCTCTGGCGCCACCGCTTCATCACCGACAGTTGGGGCTGGGAGCTGGCGGCGGGCGTGGTCGAGAACGGCGAGTCCCTGCCGGAGGCGGCCGCCCGCGAAATGGAGGAGGAGACCGGCTGGCGCCCCGGCCCGCTCCACCCCCTCCTGACCGTGGAACCGTCCAACGGCCTCACCGACGCCCGGCACCACTTCTACTGGTCCGAGGAAGCGCACTGGACGGGCGATCCGCACGACGCCTTCGAGTCCTCCCGCCGCGAGTGGGTCCCCCTCAAGCTGGTCCCGGACCTGATATCCACCGGCGAGATCCCGGCAGCGGGCATGGCGGCGGCCCTGCTGATGCTGCACCACTTACGACAGGGCTGA
- a CDS encoding transcriptional regulator yields MGPKEPNTALEALIEEAGVSRAGLAAHVNRAGRARGLGLRYEHTAVARWLKGQRPRGQVPDLICEVLGNRLRRAVSLDDIGMAAPDAGHPPVQGSSLTGFVERATAVWRCDAQQRPHVVAAPAVTGTGAVMPVWEWENPPEDADVSRAGPSRVGAPDLATLRAARGHYELMYRKAGGIATRARVVGFLNAGAAPLLRGGYSDATGRQLHRATGALVAVAGICAYDSDAHGLAQRYFHQALRLAKASGDRALGGYVIALLVNQSLFLAEFRQSVAFAEAALRAAGREITPALAADLHAMQAKAYARLGDRANALACIGRAESEAARIRPGREPDETGYVQPGLVDVQVAEALLSLGDLPAAREHAVAAVRTPAHDRGRVHRLAMLTTVELRRGEADRAAATAVEMADRARGMESQRLRDRLRAVRADLAASGSADAEQAAERVEGALRVPL; encoded by the coding sequence ATGGGGCCCAAGGAGCCCAACACCGCGCTGGAGGCCCTGATCGAGGAGGCGGGCGTCTCCCGGGCCGGACTGGCCGCCCATGTGAACCGGGCCGGCCGTGCGCGCGGTCTCGGACTGCGTTACGAACACACCGCCGTCGCCCGCTGGCTGAAGGGCCAGCGCCCGCGCGGCCAGGTGCCCGACCTGATCTGCGAGGTGCTGGGAAACCGCCTGCGCCGGGCCGTTTCGCTGGACGACATCGGCATGGCGGCCCCCGACGCGGGCCACCCGCCCGTCCAGGGCTCGTCGCTCACCGGCTTCGTGGAACGGGCCACCGCGGTGTGGCGCTGCGACGCCCAGCAGCGCCCGCACGTCGTCGCCGCCCCGGCCGTGACCGGGACCGGTGCCGTGATGCCCGTCTGGGAGTGGGAGAACCCGCCGGAGGACGCCGATGTGTCGCGGGCCGGGCCGTCCAGGGTCGGCGCGCCCGACCTGGCAACGCTGCGGGCCGCCCGTGGCCACTACGAACTGATGTACCGGAAGGCGGGCGGGATCGCGACGCGGGCGCGTGTCGTCGGCTTCCTCAACGCCGGGGCCGCCCCGCTGCTGCGCGGCGGCTACAGCGACGCGACGGGCCGTCAGCTGCACCGCGCGACGGGCGCGTTGGTGGCCGTCGCGGGCATCTGCGCCTACGACTCCGACGCGCACGGCCTCGCCCAGCGCTACTTCCACCAGGCGCTGCGGCTGGCCAAGGCGAGCGGGGACCGGGCGCTCGGCGGCTATGTGATCGCGCTGCTGGTCAACCAGTCGCTGTTCCTCGCCGAGTTCCGCCAGTCCGTGGCCTTCGCCGAGGCGGCCCTGCGCGCGGCCGGCCGCGAGATCACGCCCGCGCTCGCCGCCGACCTGCACGCGATGCAGGCCAAGGCGTACGCGAGGCTCGGCGACCGGGCGAACGCGCTGGCGTGCATCGGCCGCGCCGAGTCCGAGGCCGCCCGCATCCGGCCGGGCCGGGAGCCGGACGAGACGGGCTATGTGCAGCCGGGTCTGGTCGATGTGCAGGTGGCGGAGGCGCTGCTGAGCCTCGGGGACCTGCCGGCGGCCCGGGAGCACGCGGTGGCCGCGGTCCGGACCCCCGCCCACGACCGGGGCCGGGTCCACCGCCTCGCCATGCTCACCACGGTCGAGCTCCGCCGGGGCGAGGCGGACCGGGCCGCTGCCACGGCGGTCGAGATGGCGGACCGGGCCCGGGGCATGGAGTCGCAGCGCCTGCGCGACCGGCTGCGGGCGGTCCGCGCGGACCTGGCCGCCAGCGGGAGCGCCGACGCGGAACAGGCCGCCGAACGCGTGGAGGGGGCACTGCGCGTACCGCTGTGA